Proteins co-encoded in one Sporosarcina sp. FSL K6-1522 genomic window:
- the cas2 gene encoding CRISPR-associated endonuclease Cas2: MLVLITYDVSTISDGGKKRLRRVAKKCEDFGVRVQNSVFECILDAAQLKKLEIELEQLIDPSVDSLRFYRLGNNHQSKVKHIGAKQSLDVEGPLIF, translated from the coding sequence ATTTTAGTACTCATTACGTATGATGTAAGTACAATATCAGATGGTGGTAAGAAAAGACTAAGAAGAGTTGCTAAAAAGTGTGAGGATTTTGGCGTTCGAGTACAAAATTCCGTATTTGAATGTATTCTTGATGCAGCTCAATTAAAAAAACTAGAGATAGAGTTAGAACAGTTAATCGATCCGTCCGTTGATAGTCTTCGGTTTTATAGGTTGGGGAATAATCACCAATCAAAAGTGAAGCATATAGGTGCAAAACAGAGTTTAGATGTTGAGGGACCTTTGATTTTTTAG
- a CDS encoding DUF6173 family protein, translated as MNNKQPKIPPIAPTSDHNAAQIANQVAAVVNAYNRNLNPDEEVGLMLTSFGQTITVNITGIGYVGTKLILFSGFLTSNNAPVELLQHVTQLNFLLISLKRENPQEEKKHIGFMRE; from the coding sequence ATGAACAACAAACAACCCAAAATCCCACCAATTGCTCCGACGTCCGATCACAATGCCGCCCAAATCGCCAACCAAGTCGCCGCCGTCGTCAATGCCTACAATCGTAACTTAAATCCTGACGAAGAAGTCGGCCTCATGCTCACATCATTCGGCCAAACCATCACCGTCAACATCACAGGCATCGGCTATGTAGGAACGAAACTCATCCTTTTCAGCGGATTTCTGACAAGTAATAATGCACCCGTCGAACTGCTACAACATGTCACACAACTGAACTTTCTACTAATATCACTAAAACGGGAGAATCCACAGGAGGAGAAAAAGCATATTGGGTTTATGCGAGAGTGA
- a CDS encoding DUF2339 domain-containing protein produces the protein MSEELKDLIKRVADLEGEVGSLKQQLREMRSPQLVAKEQLKPVRSAVSTESARQVAAPKVKPAAPPTVSVERQPRKEFNLEQALSAWLPRVFMFILLLGVLWGLKVGMDKGFITNPVRVGMGYAGTALLYFLGMRYYGSGKKGFGLTLLGGFIGLGILTTFAAHHLYGYLNFTWAFLVGVAYIIAGLLLSRKTKSETLTLFSAIAGFLLPFLLEGEGATAIQFCSYILLLFLSLFYVSLSQHHKYSFYVTYVLFHLTLLTYGILDGASGDETILVGTVLVQHLALLVFYLKGSISRSVFSEVLLYTNFVFTIGWIKLLDYGQEVTVYGLLALLYIALAVYAFRKKDGLLHGVLLAVSVFAVCVFILAFNLEDSRVRLMLLLVNGAVGAWVGLRYDTLRTIFTSAIIYLFASIFVLSTLQFSVFWSLEHAVWLVFLATMGGVFYTLYRYPPALLKGKTVGIDQSLVAGQVVVLLYVNLVTRIGLAHSQVSYGTSLHVQSMVLLVALVAMYFCYRWRRGLYLTSGAVALFLLASFLMLFTSVGAYGVRGDFLIPFFVQLAYAVTLTVMVWAIMQERFFVSQQVLKLRMPMVAVGMQVVYFILLNKWYFAFTAAYTWDLEYVLFVHTFLLFAFAFGSVSFGGKMGWKYVKIVGAVLIGVCVLKLFIVDLASISILVRAILFIIVGIVGLLYSRTLLKE, from the coding sequence ATGAGTGAAGAGCTGAAGGATCTGATTAAACGGGTGGCGGATTTAGAAGGGGAAGTGGGCTCGTTAAAGCAACAGTTGAGGGAAATGCGTTCTCCGCAATTGGTTGCTAAAGAGCAGCTGAAGCCTGTTCGTTCGGCTGTTTCAACAGAAAGTGCGCGTCAGGTTGCTGCGCCAAAGGTGAAACCTGCAGCACCGCCAACTGTTTCTGTCGAGCGACAGCCTAGGAAGGAATTCAATCTGGAACAGGCGTTGAGTGCTTGGCTTCCGCGTGTGTTTATGTTCATCCTTTTGCTAGGTGTTTTATGGGGGCTGAAGGTTGGGATGGATAAAGGGTTTATTACGAATCCTGTGCGTGTCGGCATGGGCTATGCGGGGACGGCATTGCTGTACTTTTTAGGGATGCGGTATTACGGTAGCGGGAAAAAAGGGTTTGGCTTGACGTTACTAGGTGGCTTTATTGGCCTGGGGATTTTGACGACTTTTGCGGCGCATCATCTATATGGTTATTTGAATTTTACATGGGCCTTTTTAGTAGGGGTTGCGTATATCATTGCGGGGCTGTTGTTGTCGAGAAAGACGAAGTCGGAGACATTGACGTTGTTTTCGGCTATTGCAGGGTTCTTATTGCCTTTTTTATTGGAAGGCGAGGGTGCAACTGCTATCCAGTTTTGTTCGTATATCCTGTTGCTATTTTTGTCGTTATTTTATGTGTCGCTTAGTCAGCATCACAAATATAGTTTTTATGTAACGTATGTCTTGTTTCATTTGACATTGTTGACGTATGGAATTTTGGATGGGGCAAGTGGAGATGAAACGATTTTGGTGGGGACGGTATTGGTTCAACATCTTGCGCTACTCGTCTTTTATTTGAAAGGAAGTATTTCAAGGAGTGTTTTTTCGGAAGTACTTCTGTATACGAATTTTGTTTTTACGATTGGCTGGATTAAGCTACTCGATTATGGGCAAGAGGTAACGGTTTATGGTTTATTGGCTTTGCTGTACATTGCATTGGCGGTCTATGCGTTTAGGAAGAAGGATGGCCTATTACACGGGGTTTTGCTGGCCGTATCGGTATTTGCGGTTTGTGTGTTTATTTTGGCGTTTAACCTTGAGGATAGCCGTGTTCGTTTGATGTTGTTGCTTGTGAATGGGGCTGTTGGGGCATGGGTTGGTTTGCGTTATGACACGCTTCGGACAATTTTCACGAGTGCGATCATTTACCTGTTTGCGTCCATTTTTGTGTTGAGTACGCTGCAATTCAGTGTGTTTTGGTCGTTGGAGCATGCGGTTTGGTTGGTGTTTTTGGCGACAATGGGAGGTGTTTTTTATACGTTGTATCGCTATCCACCGGCTTTGTTGAAAGGGAAGACTGTAGGGATCGATCAAAGCTTGGTTGCGGGGCAAGTAGTTGTGCTGCTTTATGTGAATCTGGTGACAAGGATTGGGCTAGCCCATTCGCAAGTGTCGTATGGAACGAGTCTTCACGTGCAAAGCATGGTGCTCCTTGTGGCGTTGGTTGCGATGTATTTCTGCTATAGATGGCGTCGGGGGCTTTATTTGACGTCTGGGGCGGTTGCGCTGTTTTTACTAGCGAGTTTCCTCATGTTGTTTACGAGTGTAGGGGCGTATGGAGTGCGGGGGGATTTTCTCATTCCTTTCTTCGTTCAATTGGCGTATGCGGTTACTTTGACGGTGATGGTTTGGGCGATTATGCAGGAGCGTTTTTTCGTTTCGCAACAAGTACTTAAGTTACGCATGCCGATGGTAGCTGTTGGGATGCAGGTTGTGTATTTCATATTGCTAAACAAATGGTACTTCGCGTTTACGGCGGCGTATACATGGGATTTAGAATATGTGTTGTTTGTGCATACGTTTCTGCTGTTTGCATTTGCTTTTGGGTCTGTTAGCTTTGGCGGAAAGATGGGCTGGAAGTATGTCAAAATCGTTGGTGCTGTACTGATTGGCGTTTGTGTGTTGAAGCTGTTCATCGTCGACCTTGCGAGCATTTCGATTTTAGTACGGGCAATTTTGTTTATCATCGTGGGGATTGTGGGATTGTTGTATTCACGGACGTTGTTGAAGGAATAG
- a CDS encoding helix-turn-helix transcriptional regulator has product MAKNLRMKAARAAKGMSQKEVAETIGITRQTMNAIENGEYNPSLKLCIAICKVLDKTLDELFWEG; this is encoded by the coding sequence ATGGCGAAAAATTTGCGGATGAAGGCTGCGCGGGCGGCGAAGGGAATGTCACAAAAGGAAGTTGCGGAAACCATTGGCATTACGAGGCAGACGATGAATGCTATTGAAAATGGTGAATACAATCCTTCGTTGAAACTGTGCATTGCGATATGTAAAGTGCTGGATAAAACATTAGATGAGTTATTTTGGGAGGGATGA
- a CDS encoding class I SAM-dependent rRNA methyltransferase, whose translation MSKTIDLQVNAKNIADFKKGYPLILRDAIINPQALTKEGSIVRLLDRNYKFVAKGYYGNQNKGIGWVLTQKEEEEIDFDFFHRKIAKAFERRDTLFADPETTTFRVFNGEGDGIGGLTIDYFDGFYMVSWYSEGIYSLKHHVYGVLDKIASYKGIYEKKRFDGKGEYIEQDDFVRGEQGDFPIIVKENGMNFAVNLNDGAMTGIFLDQRDVREAIRDKYSKGKNVLNTFSYTGAFSVAAALGGAVKTTSVDLAKRSLAKTIEQFSVNGIDYEQQDIKVMDVFDYFRYAKRHELKFDLVVLDPPSFARSKKYTFSTAKDYPALLMDAIAITEKNGVIVASTNNASFGMKKFKTFIDEAFKKAGSKYKVLEESSLPRDFRTNRDFPEFNYLKVVILQKLK comes from the coding sequence ATGTCTAAAACAATCGATTTACAAGTGAATGCAAAAAATATAGCTGATTTTAAAAAAGGGTATCCGTTAATTTTACGAGATGCCATTATTAATCCGCAGGCGTTGACGAAGGAAGGTAGCATCGTTCGTTTGCTGGATCGTAACTATAAATTTGTGGCGAAAGGCTATTATGGCAATCAAAACAAAGGCATTGGTTGGGTGTTGACGCAAAAAGAAGAGGAAGAGATTGACTTCGATTTCTTCCATCGAAAAATCGCAAAGGCATTTGAGCGACGCGACACATTGTTTGCGGATCCAGAGACGACAACGTTCCGCGTGTTTAATGGGGAAGGCGATGGCATCGGTGGTTTGACGATTGATTATTTCGATGGCTTTTACATGGTAAGCTGGTACAGTGAAGGGATTTATTCGCTGAAGCATCATGTATACGGCGTGCTCGATAAAATTGCTTCGTACAAAGGCATTTATGAGAAGAAGCGTTTTGACGGGAAAGGCGAATACATCGAGCAGGATGATTTCGTTCGTGGTGAACAAGGTGATTTCCCGATTATCGTCAAAGAAAACGGTATGAATTTTGCGGTCAATTTGAATGACGGAGCAATGACGGGGATTTTCTTGGATCAGCGTGATGTGCGCGAGGCGATTCGTGATAAGTATTCGAAAGGTAAAAATGTCTTGAATACGTTCTCATATACGGGGGCGTTTTCGGTTGCGGCGGCACTTGGCGGCGCGGTGAAGACGACGAGTGTGGATTTGGCGAAGCGTAGTTTAGCGAAGACGATTGAGCAGTTCAGCGTCAATGGCATTGACTATGAGCAGCAGGATATTAAAGTGATGGATGTCTTTGACTATTTCCGTTATGCGAAACGACATGAACTGAAGTTCGATCTTGTTGTGCTGGATCCACCGAGCTTTGCGCGTTCGAAGAAATATACGTTCAGTACGGCGAAGGATTATCCGGCATTGTTAATGGATGCCATCGCGATTACGGAGAAAAACGGTGTCATTGTGGCATCGACGAACAATGCGAGCTTTGGCATGAAGAAGTTCAAAACGTTTATTGATGAGGCATTTAAGAAAGCCGGTTCTAAATATAAGGTTCTTGAGGAATCGTCGTTACCAAGAGATTTCCGTACGAACCGTGATTTCCCGGAGTTTAACTATTTGAAAGTCGTTATTTTGCAGAAGTTGAAGTAA
- a CDS encoding DUF3021 domain-containing protein: protein MKTFLFRSMIGIFYGAFLAVIITNAIVYFGEQDVLDGPLFLKNSLGLIFCGWFFTVSPLYFENTNLRLSQQTGLHFITVIVLYFILAFGIGWIPFTMKSFLLMLGLFIVIYAVFWTAFYLYFRNQAKKLNAELNAL from the coding sequence ATGAAGACCTTTTTATTCAGAAGCATGATTGGGATTTTCTATGGTGCATTTCTTGCCGTCATCATAACGAATGCTATCGTTTACTTCGGAGAACAAGATGTGTTAGATGGACCGTTATTCTTAAAAAATTCACTCGGCCTCATCTTTTGCGGCTGGTTTTTCACAGTCAGTCCGCTCTATTTTGAAAATACAAATTTACGACTCTCTCAACAAACTGGTCTTCATTTTATAACTGTCATCGTTCTATACTTCATCCTGGCGTTTGGCATCGGCTGGATTCCATTTACGATGAAAAGCTTTTTGCTAATGCTAGGATTATTCATTGTCATCTATGCTGTTTTCTGGACTGCTTTCTATCTTTATTTCAGAAATCAGGCGAAGAAATTGAATGCTGAATTGAATGCATTATAA
- a CDS encoding LytTR family DNA-binding domain-containing protein, translated as MKVALSIDSDYTETKVTIESPELDQSVQEVLDFIKGRETEFLVGKDGDMQHILKPSDIHYCHSEKDGVVAVTANGAFKLKEKLYELEKILPSNKFVRLSKSVIANLHEMSSFEASFNGTLCVYFKSGAKEYVSRTYVNTIKESLKMNRRKGE; from the coding sequence ATGAAAGTAGCATTGAGCATTGATAGCGACTATACAGAAACAAAAGTGACGATTGAATCTCCCGAATTGGATCAATCCGTTCAGGAGGTTCTCGATTTCATAAAAGGAAGGGAAACAGAGTTCCTTGTCGGCAAAGACGGCGATATGCAGCATATCCTAAAGCCCAGCGACATCCACTATTGCCACAGCGAAAAAGATGGCGTTGTCGCTGTCACGGCCAATGGCGCTTTTAAATTAAAAGAGAAATTATACGAGCTAGAGAAAATCCTACCCTCAAATAAATTCGTCCGACTGTCCAAATCCGTTATCGCCAATCTCCATGAGATGAGCAGTTTTGAAGCATCTTTTAACGGAACACTCTGTGTCTATTTTAAATCTGGGGCAAAGGAATACGTTTCTCGCACATACGTCAATACGATTAAAGAATCGCTAAAAATGAACAGGAGGAAAGGTGAATGA
- a CDS encoding ABC transporter permease, whose product MLATQLKYDLLMFSRELFYMVFTIIVPPVTYLFMGQLFGNQTYAGNLSYAETYTPSFILLITFGVIFFAFGFDQVMNRTTGVEKRINLSPVPKKMLLLSAILKSIIITSIGFFLVYFIGMIAYDLAFQPARFLSSYGFFIILNAVLLVISSAIYSLFKNMNAALVFSIVIFQVVMITGGFTMPIALMPKFVQVIADGNPLYHMNNLFIAVWNGQLAFDSSTLISIGFIAGLVLISLVIISFTNKRRS is encoded by the coding sequence ATGTTAGCGACACAATTAAAATACGACTTACTCATGTTCTCAAGGGAATTATTTTACATGGTTTTCACAATTATCGTTCCGCCAGTCACATATCTGTTCATGGGACAATTGTTCGGCAATCAAACATACGCAGGAAATTTAAGCTATGCAGAAACGTACACACCATCATTCATCTTACTTATCACATTCGGTGTCATCTTCTTCGCTTTTGGTTTCGATCAAGTGATGAATCGTACAACTGGCGTCGAAAAGCGCATCAACCTGTCACCTGTACCGAAAAAAATGCTATTGTTGTCAGCTATTTTGAAGTCCATCATCATTACGAGCATCGGGTTTTTCCTTGTCTACTTCATCGGAATGATCGCTTATGATCTAGCGTTCCAGCCAGCACGTTTTCTAAGTTCTTACGGTTTTTTCATCATCCTGAACGCTGTATTGCTTGTCATTTCTTCAGCGATTTATTCTTTATTCAAAAATATGAACGCAGCACTGGTCTTTTCCATCGTCATCTTCCAAGTCGTCATGATTACAGGTGGCTTCACGATGCCGATTGCGCTTATGCCGAAATTTGTTCAAGTCATCGCAGACGGAAACCCGCTTTACCATATGAACAACCTCTTCATCGCAGTTTGGAACGGGCAGCTTGCGTTTGACAGTAGCACACTGATTTCTATTGGTTTCATTGCCGGTTTAGTACTTATTTCATTAGTCATTATCAGTTTCACAAATAAAAGACGGAGTTGA
- a CDS encoding ABC transporter ATP-binding protein: MNVINVNNLQKTYGNNHVLKGLDFQAKEGEVIGVIGKNGAGKSTFLEILMTIKQYDTGTVALFEEDIKSLSTNRLEQIRQQISVVLQPTQFYKTLKVEELLKLFKAYYKSPLNIKEIMKDFKLEPHRKKYFDKLSGGWKQIVSLAIAFLSQPKLIILDEPTTGLDPHMRNILWSYITDYNKRTGGTVILTTHNMDEIELYCDKVMLINNGVNEIYDTTEGILASGFTSINEFYLTKVAI, translated from the coding sequence ATGAACGTCATCAATGTTAACAACTTACAAAAAACATACGGCAACAACCACGTACTAAAAGGACTGGACTTTCAAGCGAAGGAAGGAGAAGTCATTGGGGTCATCGGAAAGAACGGAGCAGGCAAATCAACTTTCCTAGAAATTCTTATGACGATTAAACAATACGACACAGGAACCGTCGCACTGTTTGAAGAAGACATTAAATCGCTGTCTACTAACAGGCTGGAACAAATTCGCCAACAAATTTCCGTTGTCCTACAACCAACACAATTTTATAAAACGTTGAAGGTAGAAGAGTTACTGAAATTATTCAAAGCCTATTACAAATCGCCGCTCAATATCAAAGAAATCATGAAAGACTTCAAACTAGAACCACATCGCAAAAAGTACTTCGATAAGCTTTCAGGGGGATGGAAACAAATCGTCAGTTTAGCGATCGCCTTCCTATCCCAACCAAAACTCATCATTCTCGATGAACCGACAACTGGTTTAGATCCACATATGCGCAACATCCTGTGGTCATACATTACAGACTACAACAAACGTACGGGCGGCACGGTCATTTTAACGACACATAATATGGATGAAATCGAATTATATTGCGACAAAGTAATGCTCATCAATAACGGCGTCAACGAAATCTATGATACGACAGAAGGTATCTTGGCATCAGGCTTTACATCCATCAACGAATTCTATCTTACGAAAGTAGCCATTTAA
- a CDS encoding GNAT family N-acetyltransferase, whose translation MLGLDKGEIKLVSHADEWGVLFEEEQALLETLIGEHIVAVQHIGSTAITGISAKPLLDVLVGVRSLEDVRRFDKRKLKGAGYYHLGRIEIDGKVVFAKFSNVEELTKTHVLHVVEYGGDWWHKHTFFRDYLNEHPDVARTYEVLKSELAVAYPDNESAYTDGKKHFVDEVLRLGEMRPFIIKKGALFVRKLEDADKYSLAKWLSDPEVLRYYEGRDNPFDVEKVEEEYFAEDDVTRCLIEFEGKPIGYVQFYEVDAEERVLYEYGDSEELIYGMDQFIGESAYVNKGIGTKLIELVIDYLLEEKGADCIVMDPQAENERAIRCYEKCGFAKVKLLPRNEWHEGEYRDCWLIEYRRK comes from the coding sequence GTGTTAGGGCTGGACAAAGGTGAAATCAAGTTGGTGTCGCATGCGGATGAATGGGGAGTGCTTTTTGAGGAGGAGCAAGCGTTATTAGAGACGTTAATCGGTGAACATATTGTAGCGGTTCAACATATAGGCAGTACAGCGATTACGGGGATTTCTGCGAAGCCACTGCTAGATGTGCTGGTGGGGGTTCGCTCGTTGGAGGATGTACGGCGATTTGATAAGCGCAAGCTGAAAGGTGCTGGCTATTATCACCTGGGGCGCATTGAAATTGATGGGAAAGTCGTCTTTGCGAAGTTTTCGAATGTGGAGGAGTTGACGAAGACGCATGTCCTACATGTGGTCGAATACGGGGGCGATTGGTGGCATAAGCATACATTTTTCCGAGATTATTTAAATGAGCATCCTGATGTTGCCCGCACATATGAGGTATTAAAGAGCGAGTTGGCAGTTGCTTACCCTGATAATGAAAGTGCCTATACGGATGGGAAGAAACATTTTGTGGATGAGGTTTTGCGTTTGGGAGAGATGAGGCCGTTTATCATCAAAAAAGGGGCGTTATTTGTTCGTAAGTTGGAGGATGCTGATAAGTATTCGCTTGCCAAGTGGCTGTCGGATCCGGAAGTGCTTCGGTATTACGAAGGGCGAGACAACCCTTTCGATGTGGAGAAGGTAGAGGAGGAGTATTTTGCGGAAGATGATGTGACGCGTTGCCTAATTGAATTCGAGGGTAAACCAATTGGCTATGTGCAGTTTTATGAAGTAGACGCGGAGGAGCGAGTTCTGTATGAGTACGGGGATTCGGAGGAGCTTATCTATGGCATGGATCAGTTTATCGGCGAATCGGCGTATGTGAATAAAGGCATCGGGACGAAGCTGATTGAGTTGGTTATCGATTATTTGTTGGAAGAAAAGGGTGCAGATTGTATTGTGATGGACCCACAAGCGGAGAATGAACGCGCGATTCGTTGTTATGAGAAGTGTGGTTTTGCAAAGGTGAAGTTGCTTCCAAGGAATGAATGGCATGAGGGGGAGTATCGGGATTGTTGGTTGATTGAGTATCGTCGGAAATGA
- a CDS encoding GNAT family N-acetyltransferase, with amino-acid sequence MEIRKLLRDEQLPMDLLLLADPSREMVEEYVANGQCYVAELDGIIVGVYVLAKLDAKTLEIMNVAVEESMHGRGIGKKLIVDAIQTAQELGYMAIEIGTGNSSIGQLALYQKCGFRIEGVIQDFFVDHYKEPIFENGIQCRDMIRLSREI; translated from the coding sequence ATGGAAATCCGTAAATTGCTGAGGGATGAGCAACTGCCGATGGATCTTCTGTTGCTTGCAGATCCGTCACGGGAAATGGTAGAGGAGTATGTGGCGAATGGGCAATGCTATGTTGCCGAATTAGACGGCATCATCGTTGGCGTCTATGTGCTCGCGAAGTTGGATGCGAAGACGTTGGAAATTATGAATGTGGCGGTAGAGGAGAGCATGCATGGTCGTGGGATTGGTAAAAAGCTGATTGTCGATGCGATTCAAACGGCGCAGGAGCTTGGTTATATGGCAATTGAGATTGGGACGGGCAATTCGAGTATCGGGCAGCTGGCACTTTATCAGAAATGTGGGTTTCGTATTGAAGGGGTGATTCAAGACTTTTTTGTGGATCATTATAAGGAACCGATTTTTGAGAATGGGATTCAGTGTCGAGATATGATTCGGCTTTCAAGGGAAATTTAA
- a CDS encoding ThiF family adenylyltransferase yields the protein MTGKYSRQELFAPIGEEGQQRIREASVFVLGAGALGSSGAEMLVRAGVRRVTIVDRDIIEWTNLHRQQLYTEQDVIDQLPKAIAAEKRLTAINSDVTVTGIVADVIPQNVLELISGHDVVLDATDNIETRLLANDAALKLGIPFFMGACVGSYGLTFPIGIRSNQPCLHCLLETLPAQTLTCDTVGVISPIVVTTAARQVADVLKFITGAPFEPKLESTDLWTGNRAAINITSLKKPNCPSCSEEAIYPFLSARESMRTAVLCGRDTVQLSWPSSRQFELESFAQSIRGTVTKLIHNPHLVACESNGHRIVLFRDGRMLVHGTKDVVMAKKIAAGLLG from the coding sequence TTGACGGGAAAATATTCTCGCCAGGAACTGTTTGCCCCCATTGGTGAAGAGGGACAACAGCGCATTCGCGAAGCAAGTGTTTTCGTGTTAGGGGCAGGTGCACTCGGTTCCTCCGGCGCTGAAATGCTCGTTCGCGCTGGCGTCAGACGCGTTACCATTGTTGATCGTGACATTATCGAATGGACAAATCTGCACCGACAACAACTGTACACGGAGCAAGATGTCATCGACCAATTACCTAAGGCGATTGCTGCAGAAAAGCGATTGACGGCCATTAATAGCGACGTCACCGTCACTGGAATTGTGGCAGATGTTATTCCGCAAAACGTGCTTGAATTAATAAGCGGACACGATGTCGTGTTAGATGCAACAGACAACATCGAAACACGACTGCTGGCAAATGACGCAGCACTGAAGCTCGGTATCCCCTTCTTCATGGGTGCATGCGTCGGCAGTTATGGGCTGACGTTTCCAATCGGCATCAGAAGTAACCAGCCTTGCCTTCATTGTTTACTAGAAACATTGCCAGCACAAACGTTAACTTGTGATACCGTCGGCGTCATTAGCCCCATTGTCGTCACAACCGCCGCTCGACAAGTGGCAGATGTATTGAAATTTATAACAGGAGCCCCCTTCGAACCTAAGCTCGAATCTACCGATTTATGGACAGGTAATCGGGCGGCTATCAACATCACAAGCTTGAAAAAGCCCAACTGCCCAAGCTGTTCAGAGGAAGCCATCTATCCCTTCCTCTCTGCTCGCGAATCAATGCGAACAGCGGTACTTTGCGGGCGAGACACCGTTCAATTGTCGTGGCCTAGTAGCCGACAATTCGAGCTCGAATCGTTCGCACAATCCATTCGAGGGACGGTCACAAAACTGATTCACAACCCCCATCTCGTCGCCTGTGAATCTAACGGCCACCGTATCGTCCTATTTCGCGACGGGCGCATGCTTGTGCATGGAACGAAAGACGTTGTGATGGCGAAGAAAATTGCTGCGGGGTTACTCGGTTAG
- a CDS encoding thiazole synthase, with translation MIMLTIGNKTFHSRLLLGTGKYPSFDVQKEAVRVSESEILTFAVRRMNIFEPTQPNFLEQLDLSKYTLLPNTAGAKTAEEAVRIAKLAKASGLCDMVKVEIIGCDRSLLPDPVETLRATEMLLDEGFIVLPYTSDDVVLARKLCELGVHAIMPGASPIGSGRGILNPLNLAFIIEQSNVPVIVDAGIGSPKDAAYAMELGADGVLLNTAVSEAGDPVKMALAMKLAIEAGRLSFEAGRMPERDYAVASSPLEGLVPN, from the coding sequence ATAATCATGTTAACTATCGGGAATAAAACCTTCCATTCAAGACTGCTGTTAGGAACAGGTAAGTATCCATCATTTGACGTACAAAAAGAAGCGGTGCGGGTATCAGAATCAGAGATTTTAACGTTCGCAGTAAGACGGATGAATATTTTCGAGCCGACACAACCGAACTTCCTTGAACAACTTGATCTTTCGAAATACACATTGTTGCCCAATACGGCAGGGGCAAAAACAGCAGAAGAAGCCGTACGCATCGCCAAGCTAGCAAAAGCATCTGGACTTTGCGACATGGTGAAAGTGGAAATTATCGGCTGCGACCGCTCCTTACTACCTGATCCCGTGGAAACCCTTCGCGCAACAGAAATGTTGTTAGATGAAGGATTCATCGTCCTTCCGTATACATCGGATGACGTCGTACTGGCGCGTAAATTATGCGAACTTGGTGTGCATGCCATCATGCCAGGCGCTTCCCCTATCGGATCGGGACGCGGCATTTTAAATCCACTCAACTTGGCATTTATTATCGAGCAGTCCAATGTTCCAGTCATCGTCGATGCGGGCATCGGCTCGCCGAAAGACGCAGCCTATGCAATGGAACTTGGTGCGGACGGGGTTTTATTGAACACAGCCGTATCTGAAGCGGGAGATCCTGTAAAAATGGCGCTTGCTATGAAGCTAGCTATCGAAGCAGGACGACTTAGCTTTGAAGCCGGACGCATGCCCGAACGCGATTATGCCGTTGCCAGCAGCCCACTGGAAGGACTTGTGCCAAATTGA
- the thiS gene encoding sulfur carrier protein ThiS, which produces MKKTIELNGNSFDVPAEIENVQALLGHLNLADRIVIVEMNKDILAKEAYDKPINDRDQIEIIHFVGGG; this is translated from the coding sequence ATGAAGAAAACCATCGAGTTGAACGGCAATTCGTTTGATGTACCAGCAGAAATCGAAAACGTGCAAGCATTACTCGGTCATCTAAATTTGGCAGACCGGATTGTCATTGTGGAAATGAACAAGGATATTCTAGCGAAAGAAGCATACGACAAACCCATCAATGACCGGGACCAAATCGAAATCATTCACTTTGTAGGAGGCGGATAA